One Amycolatopsis thermophila DNA segment encodes these proteins:
- a CDS encoding ATP-dependent DNA ligase — protein MDLPVMPPVKPMLAKAVHEMPREPGLLYEPKWDGFRCVVFRDGDEVELGSRNDRPLTRYFPELVDLLKDALPNRCVVDGEIVIVTRDGLDFDNLQLRLHPAASRVRKLAAETPASFVAFDVLSLDHADLTGEPFRRRRHLLEGVLDDSLARVHLTPMTEDPDLAQDWFTRFEGAGFDGVMAKPGDLPYEQDKRVMWKVKHERTADCVVAGFRWHKDGNGVGSLLLGLYDHDGRLQHMGVASSFTAARRRELVDELAPLREGAMEQHPWREWASFEADGRRVPGAQSRWNAGKDLSWEPLRVELVAEVRYDHLQAGRFRHATRLVRFRPDRDPASCRYDQLEEVPPAELTALFSEVRT, from the coding sequence GTGGACCTGCCCGTGATGCCGCCGGTCAAGCCGATGCTGGCGAAGGCCGTGCACGAGATGCCCCGCGAACCCGGGTTGCTGTACGAGCCGAAATGGGACGGGTTCCGCTGCGTCGTGTTCCGGGACGGTGACGAGGTCGAGCTGGGCTCGCGCAACGACCGCCCGCTGACCCGGTACTTCCCCGAACTGGTCGACCTGCTCAAGGACGCCCTGCCGAACCGGTGCGTGGTCGACGGCGAGATCGTCATCGTCACCCGCGACGGCCTCGACTTCGACAACCTCCAGCTCCGGCTGCACCCCGCGGCCTCCCGGGTGCGCAAGCTCGCCGCGGAGACCCCGGCCAGCTTCGTCGCGTTCGACGTTCTCTCGCTCGACCACGCCGACCTCACCGGCGAACCGTTCCGCCGCCGGCGGCACCTCCTCGAAGGGGTCCTCGACGATTCCCTCGCCCGGGTGCACCTCACCCCGATGACCGAGGACCCGGACCTCGCCCAGGACTGGTTCACCCGGTTCGAGGGCGCGGGGTTCGACGGGGTGATGGCCAAGCCCGGTGACCTGCCCTACGAGCAGGACAAACGCGTCATGTGGAAGGTCAAGCACGAGCGCACGGCCGACTGCGTGGTCGCCGGATTCCGCTGGCACAAGGACGGCAACGGCGTCGGCTCGCTGCTGCTCGGGCTGTACGACCACGACGGGCGCCTGCAGCACATGGGCGTCGCGAGCAGTTTCACCGCCGCGCGCCGCCGCGAGCTGGTCGACGAGCTGGCGCCGCTGCGAGAGGGCGCGATGGAGCAGCACCCGTGGCGCGAGTGGGCCTCGTTCGAGGCGGACGGCAGGCGGGTGCCTGGCGCGCAGAGCCGCTGGAACGCGGGCAAGGACCTGTCGTGGGAGCCGCTGCGCGTCGAGCTGGTCGCCGAGGTCCGCTACGACCACCTGCAGGCCGGCCGGTTCCGGCACGCCACCCGACTGGTGCGGTTCCGCCCCGACCGGGACCCGGCGTCGTGCCGCTACGACCAGCTCGAAGAGGTGCCGCCGGCGGAACTGACCGCCCTGTTCAGCGAGGTGAGAACGTGA
- a CDS encoding threonine ammonia-lyase — MLDLEAIRSAAKRIDGVAHRTPVLTSTTLNDRTGTSAFLKAENFQRIGAFKFRGAYNAISQLTPDQLSTGVAAYSSGNHAQAVALAARLKGTKAVILMPEDTPSSKLDATRGYGAEVVTYDRYTGDREALGAQLARDRGLTLIPPYEHPHVMAGQGTVALELLEETGPLDTLIAPIGGGGLMAGCSTAAKGLQPAITVIGVEPEQADDTRRSLAAGERVRIPVARTIADGLAADVPGELTFSVNQRLVDDIVLVSEDEIREAMRFAFERLKIVLEPSGATSLAGLLKGAFTGRVGVVLSGGNIGVERFRELLG; from the coding sequence ATGCTGGATCTCGAAGCCATCAGGAGCGCCGCCAAGCGGATCGACGGCGTGGCCCACCGCACTCCCGTCCTGACGTCGACCACCCTCAACGACCGCACCGGCACGAGCGCGTTCCTCAAGGCCGAGAACTTCCAGCGCATCGGCGCCTTCAAGTTCCGCGGCGCCTACAACGCCATCTCCCAGCTGACGCCCGACCAGCTCAGCACCGGCGTCGCCGCGTATTCGTCGGGCAACCACGCGCAGGCGGTCGCCCTCGCGGCGCGGCTCAAGGGCACCAAGGCCGTCATCCTGATGCCCGAGGACACCCCGTCCTCCAAGCTCGACGCCACCCGCGGCTACGGCGCGGAGGTCGTCACCTACGACCGCTACACCGGCGACCGCGAAGCGCTGGGTGCCCAGCTCGCGCGGGACCGCGGCCTCACCCTGATCCCGCCGTACGAGCACCCGCACGTGATGGCCGGCCAGGGCACCGTCGCGCTCGAGCTGCTCGAGGAGACCGGCCCGCTGGACACCCTGATCGCCCCCATCGGCGGCGGCGGGCTCATGGCCGGCTGCTCCACGGCCGCGAAGGGCCTGCAGCCGGCCATCACGGTCATCGGCGTCGAACCCGAGCAGGCCGACGACACCAGGCGCTCCCTCGCGGCGGGCGAGCGCGTGCGGATCCCCGTCGCCCGCACGATCGCCGACGGCCTGGCCGCGGACGTGCCCGGCGAGCTGACCTTCTCCGTCAACCAGCGCCTGGTCGACGACATCGTGCTGGTCAGCGAGGACGAGATCCGCGAGGCGATGCGGTTCGCGTTCGAGCGGCTGAAGATCGTCCTCGAACCGAGCGGCGCGACCTCGCTCGCCGGGCTGCTCAAGGGCGCTTTCACCGGCCGCGTCGGCGTGGTCCTCTCCGGCGGCAACATCGGCGTCGAGCGCTTCCGCGAGCTCCTCGGGTGA
- a CDS encoding MFS transporter: MTGELERARRAVSVVFAACGAAFGTWLARVPAVQDRLGLTTGQLATGLFGLAAGSVVALLLAGAVITRIGSRAAAMAGAVVLCGGLPLVAFAPSLPVFVAALVVLGAGNSTLDVAMNAHAARVEEGYGRPIFAGFHAFWNIGGLAGSGADALAETWHVPVTTHFPVAGGILLATALWAVSTGFLRGPDRGQGGPAFALPGRALIPLGMVAFCGFVAEGAVNSWGAVYLTEVTAAGPAVASLGYFAFSVTMIAVRLGADRIVGRLGPVRFLRLAAAVTVAGFAVVVAVPVPVAGVLGFAIAGLGVAGIVPVAWSAAGRKQPEAPGRAVAAVAACGYAGFLTEPVIIGALAGWIGLHWALASAVVVSGSVAVLAPALGERRVFRP, encoded by the coding sequence ATGACCGGGGAACTGGAGCGCGCCCGCCGCGCGGTGTCCGTGGTGTTCGCGGCGTGCGGGGCGGCGTTCGGGACGTGGCTCGCGCGCGTGCCCGCGGTGCAGGACCGGCTGGGGCTCACCACGGGACAGCTGGCGACGGGATTGTTCGGGCTGGCGGCCGGATCGGTGGTCGCGCTGCTCCTCGCGGGGGCGGTGATCACGCGGATCGGCAGCCGGGCCGCGGCGATGGCCGGCGCGGTCGTGCTGTGCGGCGGGCTGCCGCTGGTCGCGTTCGCGCCCAGCCTCCCGGTCTTCGTGGCCGCACTGGTCGTCCTGGGTGCCGGCAACAGCACCCTCGACGTCGCGATGAACGCCCACGCCGCCCGCGTCGAGGAGGGCTACGGGCGCCCGATCTTCGCCGGGTTCCACGCGTTCTGGAACATCGGCGGGCTCGCCGGTTCCGGTGCCGACGCGCTCGCCGAGACCTGGCACGTTCCCGTGACGACGCATTTCCCCGTCGCGGGCGGGATTCTGCTGGCGACCGCGCTGTGGGCGGTCTCCACCGGGTTCCTCCGCGGGCCGGACCGCGGTCAGGGCGGCCCGGCGTTCGCGTTGCCGGGCCGGGCGCTGATCCCGCTCGGCATGGTCGCGTTCTGCGGGTTCGTCGCCGAGGGCGCGGTCAACAGCTGGGGCGCGGTCTACCTGACCGAGGTGACGGCGGCCGGGCCCGCGGTCGCGTCGCTGGGCTACTTCGCCTTCTCCGTCACGATGATCGCCGTGCGGTTGGGTGCCGACCGGATCGTCGGGCGCCTCGGGCCGGTGCGGTTCCTGCGGCTGGCGGCGGCGGTGACGGTCGCCGGGTTCGCGGTCGTCGTGGCGGTGCCGGTGCCCGTCGCCGGGGTGCTGGGGTTCGCGATCGCCGGGCTCGGCGTGGCCGGGATCGTGCCGGTCGCGTGGAGCGCCGCGGGGCGCAAGCAGCCCGAGGCGCCGGGACGGGCCGTCGCGGCGGTGGCGGCGTGCGGGTACGCGGGTTTCCTGACCGAGCCGGTGATCATCGGGGCGCTCGCCGGGTGGATCGGGCTGCACTGGGCGCTGGCGTCCGCCGTCGTGGTCAGCGGATCGGTCGCGGTGCTCGCGCCCGCGCTGGGGGAGCGGCGGGTCTTTCGGCCCTAG